The following proteins are encoded in a genomic region of Phycisphaerae bacterium:
- a CDS encoding uroporphyrinogen decarboxylase family protein has protein sequence MMPARRTGKPFWDLYLYNDPPIWEAYIDCAKHFGIDALMDGYFPLNFPEEKDPQDWLTAIVHKDDDRIVTQRYQQAGNKIFWEPFINIYPKDNPPNFKVSPDKIGFPVEPLKWEKLSGVKPIDIGTEGLRKIKTMMGQQGLVGVFVTYTIAFASQEDIFKYYDGQFDLEKMAQQRLEQAEKRFQRIMSLDVKPDFLCVGGSGTLIYQTMDMFLKVAYPAVKRVIELASQAGIPTHVHSCGPEKELVKLFAEQTSLTVIDPLEIPPAGDCILAELKKNYGDKIVLKGNLHTTNTMLLGSRDDVIAASRKAIEDAAEGGRFILSTGDQCGRDTPDENIFAMIEAAERYGKY, from the coding sequence ATGATGCCTGCCAGACGCACCGGCAAGCCGTTTTGGGATTTATATCTCTATAACGACCCGCCTATATGGGAAGCGTATATCGACTGCGCAAAGCATTTCGGAATTGATGCGCTTATGGACGGGTATTTCCCGCTTAACTTTCCGGAAGAGAAAGACCCGCAGGACTGGCTCACTGCGATAGTGCACAAAGATGACGATAGAATAGTAACTCAAAGATATCAGCAGGCCGGCAATAAGATTTTTTGGGAACCGTTTATAAATATTTATCCGAAAGATAATCCTCCAAATTTTAAGGTCTCTCCGGATAAAATCGGGTTTCCGGTTGAGCCATTAAAGTGGGAAAAACTTTCAGGCGTTAAGCCAATTGATATCGGCACTGAAGGTCTCAGGAAAATAAAAACGATGATGGGCCAGCAGGGACTTGTCGGCGTGTTTGTTACATATACCATCGCGTTTGCATCGCAGGAAGATATTTTCAAATATTATGACGGTCAATTCGACTTGGAAAAGATGGCGCAGCAGCGTCTGGAACAAGCCGAAAAAAGATTCCAGAGAATTATGTCTCTCGATGTAAAGCCTGATTTCCTGTGCGTCGGCGGCTCAGGTACTCTTATTTATCAGACTATGGATATGTTTCTTAAAGTCGCTTATCCTGCCGTTAAAAGGGTAATAGAGCTTGCCTCTCAGGCCGGTATTCCAACGCATGTTCATTCCTGCGGCCCGGAAAAAGAACTCGTTAAGCTGTTTGCCGAGCAGACTTCTCTTACAGTTATCGACCCATTGGAGATTCCGCCGGCGGGAGACTGCATTCTTGCTGAGCTTAAAAAAAATTACGGCGATAAAATAGTTTTAAAAGGCAATCTGCATACGACAAATACGATGCTGCTTGGAAGCAGAGACGATGTTATAGCAGCAAGCCGAAAAGCCATAGAAGACGCCGCTGAAGGTGGTCGTTTTATTCTTTCGACCGGCGACCAGTGCGGCAGAGATACGCCGGATGAAAATATTTTCGCTATGATAGAAGCTGCCGAGCGTTACGGCAAATATTAA
- a CDS encoding uroporphyrinogen decarboxylase family protein: protein MPTSDYKWKGPVKSPPDFENIVKVLKKQKPNRDTLFEFYMNPRIYSILADSQINSYSFDKKFHERFRSVLAFRNAGYDFAVINASDFYFPVDFAHTEKQTISLNRSCMISDWKSFETYKWPDPDNFSYDCLENILSPIDGNMKLIIPGPYGVLETTIQLMGYNNLCYSLVDKPDLVKAVCDAIGQRLLKHYQICLKYESVGAIFVNDDWGFKTQTMMSPDDMKKYITPWHKKFVACAHHAGRYAVMHSCGNLKDVMDVIIDDIGFDGKHSYEDTILPVEDAYEKYNPRIAIVGGIDLDFIVRSTPQQVYTRSAKMLERTRDRGGYALGTGNSVPEYVPDENYFAMILAAVNNR from the coding sequence ATGCCAACCTCTGATTATAAATGGAAAGGGCCTGTAAAAAGCCCGCCCGATTTCGAAAATATTGTTAAGGTACTGAAAAAACAAAAGCCGAACAGGGACACTCTTTTTGAATTTTATATGAATCCGCGGATATACTCGATACTGGCTGATTCGCAGATAAATTCCTATTCGTTCGATAAAAAATTTCATGAAAGATTCCGTTCGGTATTGGCATTTCGAAATGCCGGATATGATTTCGCGGTTATCAATGCCTCAGATTTTTATTTTCCGGTTGATTTTGCGCATACTGAAAAGCAAACCATTTCGTTGAACCGTTCCTGTATGATAAGCGACTGGAAAAGTTTTGAAACGTACAAATGGCCTGACCCTGATAATTTTTCTTATGACTGTCTTGAAAATATTCTTTCGCCGATTGACGGCAATATGAAACTTATCATTCCCGGCCCTTATGGCGTTCTCGAAACTACGATTCAACTGATGGGATATAATAATCTTTGTTATTCACTCGTAGATAAACCCGATTTAGTGAAAGCCGTTTGTGATGCCATTGGCCAGCGGCTTTTAAAGCATTATCAAATCTGCCTGAAATATGAAAGTGTCGGCGCTATTTTCGTAAATGACGATTGGGGCTTCAAAACCCAAACGATGATGTCGCCGGATGATATGAAGAAATACATCACTCCCTGGCACAAAAAATTTGTCGCCTGCGCTCACCATGCGGGCAGATACGCGGTAATGCATTCCTGCGGCAACCTTAAGGATGTTATGGATGTTATTATCGATGATATCGGCTTTGACGGCAAACATTCATATGAGGATACTATTTTGCCTGTAGAAGATGCTTACGAAAAATATAATCCTCGAATAGCGATTGTGGGCGGAATAGATTTGGATTTCATCGTTCGTTCAACGCCCCAGCAAGTATATACAAGGTCTGCAAAAATGCTCGAGCGTACAAGGGACAGAGGCGGCTATGCCCTTGGCACAGGAAATTCCGTGCCGGAATATGTTCCCGATGAAAATTATTTCGCTATGATATTAGCTGCCGTAAATAATCGCTGA
- a CDS encoding uroporphyrinogen decarboxylase family protein, translating into MTSRELVYQTLNKQCPKRIPRQLWPLPWAKEHYAQRYEQIKQKYPDDIVGPDVCYFKPPVVKGDMFKGTFIDEWGCVWENEQSGIVGQIKNPIIKSWDDLKNIKPPQELLGVDVEAVNAFCRKSDKFVLGGACPRPFERMQFLRGSENFLMDMALLPDGLFELFKIVHQFNVRELQAWAKTDVDALWFMDDWGSQRSLLISPQAWRTYFKPLYKEYIDIAHNSGKKAFMHSDGYIIDILPDLIELGLDAINSQIFCMDIQKLGSLFRGKITFWGEIDRQQILPYGSREDVVNAVKLVKDYLYDNGSVIAQCEFGAEANPDNVEAVFETWDSFSV; encoded by the coding sequence ATGACTTCAAGAGAACTCGTTTATCAAACATTAAACAAACAATGCCCTAAACGCATTCCCCGCCAGTTATGGCCGCTGCCCTGGGCAAAAGAACATTATGCGCAAAGATATGAACAGATAAAACAAAAGTATCCGGACGATATTGTTGGTCCTGACGTTTGTTATTTTAAACCGCCTGTCGTCAAAGGCGATATGTTCAAGGGAACGTTCATCGATGAATGGGGCTGTGTCTGGGAAAATGAACAGTCGGGAATAGTCGGCCAGATAAAAAATCCGATTATTAAAAGCTGGGACGACTTGAAAAATATCAAACCTCCGCAGGAACTTCTCGGCGTTGATGTCGAAGCTGTTAACGCTTTTTGTCGCAAAAGCGATAAATTTGTTCTTGGCGGAGCCTGCCCGCGTCCTTTTGAGAGAATGCAGTTTTTAAGAGGCAGTGAAAATTTCCTTATGGATATGGCATTACTGCCGGACGGTTTATTCGAATTGTTTAAAATAGTACATCAATTCAATGTCAGGGAATTGCAGGCATGGGCAAAAACGGATGTCGATGCTTTGTGGTTTATGGACGACTGGGGAAGCCAAAGGTCGCTTCTAATATCGCCGCAAGCGTGGCGAACGTATTTTAAGCCTCTTTATAAAGAGTATATCGACATTGCTCATAACAGCGGTAAAAAAGCTTTTATGCATTCTGACGGTTATATAATTGATATTCTTCCTGATTTGATAGAACTTGGTCTTGATGCGATAAACAGCCAGATTTTCTGTATGGATATTCAAAAACTCGGCAGCCTGTTCAGGGGCAAAATTACTTTCTGGGGCGAGATTGACCGCCAGCAAATATTACCTTACGGCAGCCGTGAAGATGTTGTTAATGCCGTCAAGCTGGTCAAAGATTACCTTTATGATAATGGCTCCGTTATCGCACAGTGCGAATTCGGCGCTGAAGCCAATCCTGACAACGTTGAAGCAGTTTTCGAAACATGGGACAGTTTTTCGGTCTGA
- a CDS encoding glycoside hydrolase family 2 TIM barrel-domain containing protein — translation MTKYFSLASLDWKLAGFNPFEWNLDEYINISTHSRAEIPAIPIQVPGSVQTALLNAGLIEDWTKGLNGRLCEWVENRHWIFQTVMPDEWFKNNKNFSITFLGLDYCGKIRVNSKTVYTFENSHIAHNVNITEYLKEKQNLLEIIFECPPRWLGQFGYTSKMTEWKVRFNYFWDWVSRLVQIGIWDDILLKATDGMEIRETKITTDFDINKKTGILNLETEIQAAPDSHLRICLKKGKEIIKTEEHPVQNQSFLWNGLNIECWQPNGKGKQQLYTLTVELLDSNKTTIDQIEKQIGFKNIKWEKCLNAPPQADPWLCVVNGQKVFIQGLNWTPIRPNFADVKIEDYTRLLKLYKKLGFNMMRVWGGAFLEKECFYNLCDELGIMVWQEFPLSASGGDRYAPDDKDSIKQMTGIAKDFIKRRQHHVSLAVWCGGNELLSAKTEDSPTANLKHPMLKAINKMVKTLDPGRRFVVTMPTGPKFSADSKDFGKGVHWAVNGPWKAVGKISKDWTEYWNGDDSLLRSEVGSPGPCSAEMIRKYKGTCSEMPATIENPLWRRAPWWIDWHEFINENGKEPQNLEEYVKWGQKRQAEALKIAVSACKKRFPACGGIFIWMGHDCFPCPSNTSIIDFEGNPKPAAFAIGEIFTKD, via the coding sequence ATGACTAAATATTTTTCACTCGCATCGCTGGACTGGAAACTGGCGGGTTTTAATCCGTTCGAATGGAATCTTGATGAATATATTAATATAAGCACTCATTCAAGAGCTGAAATTCCAGCCATCCCGATACAGGTGCCCGGTTCGGTACAAACTGCACTGCTTAATGCGGGACTGATTGAAGACTGGACTAAAGGTCTCAACGGCAGACTATGCGAATGGGTGGAAAACAGGCATTGGATATTCCAAACTGTTATGCCGGATGAATGGTTTAAAAATAATAAAAATTTCAGCATTACTTTTCTCGGACTGGACTATTGCGGCAAAATACGAGTCAACAGCAAAACGGTTTACACCTTTGAAAATTCTCATATCGCCCACAATGTCAATATAACGGAGTATTTGAAAGAAAAGCAGAATCTTCTCGAAATCATCTTCGAATGTCCGCCGCGGTGGCTCGGACAATTCGGCTATACTTCCAAAATGACAGAATGGAAAGTACGGTTCAACTATTTCTGGGACTGGGTCAGCAGGCTTGTTCAAATCGGGATATGGGATGATATCCTGCTTAAAGCAACTGATGGTATGGAAATCAGGGAAACAAAAATCACCACTGATTTCGATATAAATAAAAAGACCGGAATACTGAATCTTGAAACAGAAATTCAGGCTGCCCCAGACTCGCATCTAAGAATATGCCTGAAAAAAGGCAAAGAAATCATAAAAACCGAAGAACACCCTGTGCAAAATCAATCATTTTTATGGAACGGGCTTAATATCGAATGCTGGCAGCCGAATGGCAAAGGCAAACAGCAATTATATACCCTGACTGTTGAATTGCTGGATTCAAATAAAACGACTATCGACCAGATTGAAAAACAAATAGGTTTTAAAAATATCAAATGGGAAAAATGCCTGAACGCCCCACCGCAAGCAGACCCGTGGCTTTGTGTGGTAAACGGACAAAAGGTTTTCATTCAGGGATTAAACTGGACGCCGATTCGGCCCAACTTTGCCGATGTGAAAATTGAAGATTATACAAGATTACTTAAACTCTATAAAAAACTCGGTTTCAATATGATGAGAGTATGGGGAGGAGCGTTTCTCGAAAAAGAATGTTTTTATAATCTCTGCGATGAACTCGGTATTATGGTTTGGCAGGAATTTCCATTATCCGCGTCCGGCGGCGACCGTTACGCACCCGATGACAAAGACAGCATAAAGCAAATGACCGGCATCGCAAAAGATTTTATTAAAAGACGGCAGCATCACGTCTCTCTGGCAGTATGGTGCGGCGGAAATGAATTACTATCCGCTAAAACTGAAGACTCCCCTACAGCAAATCTTAAACATCCAATGTTAAAAGCTATTAATAAAATGGTAAAAACTCTCGACCCTGGGAGAAGATTTGTCGTTACCATGCCGACGGGACCAAAATTCAGCGCCGACAGCAAAGACTTCGGCAAAGGCGTCCATTGGGCCGTAAACGGCCCCTGGAAAGCGGTTGGAAAAATCAGTAAAGATTGGACCGAATACTGGAACGGCGACGATTCCCTGCTGCGGTCCGAAGTCGGTTCGCCGGGGCCCTGTTCAGCGGAAATGATACGAAAATATAAAGGCACCTGCAGTGAAATGCCCGCCACGATTGAAAATCCTCTCTGGCGGAGAGCGCCGTGGTGGATTGACTGGCATGAGTTCATAAATGAGAACGGCAAAGAACCGCAAAACCTTGAAGAATACGTCAAGTGGGGTCAGAAACGACAAGCCGAAGCATTAAAAATAGCCGTCAGCGCCTGCAAAAAAAGATTTCCTGCCTGCGGCGGAATCTTTATATGGATGGGACACGATTGTTTTCCGTGCCCTTCAAATACTTCCATCATTGACTTTGAAGGAAATCCTAAACCTGCGGCTTTCGCTATCGGTGAAATATTCACAAAAGATTAA
- a CDS encoding carbohydrate ABC transporter permease, with amino-acid sequence MILPTKKIFVYIALVLTGIFFIFPFYWVLSSSLKSRECMSMVPPAYYPCEDSTVDIKVPAKGRIFSATGSLWLKLCESPDLVSKSAGSGGYYLKLNQNQPTSLVEWLSDDQVKSEIVPQDTVDFSKTASHRVKGIKQPVAVLARLVRTGSNGFDEIIFTAPLGVSTLTEYLKPLLNVKHKPIRDFSPRWANYKETMKGPEATFGEKSTGFAVFMRNSLFISIFAVIGQIFSSSFVAYGFSRIEFKGREFLFVLVLATMMIPMQVTLIPLFAIYKSLGWIDTFLPLIVPHFTAGAFNVFLMRQYMLTLPKELDESAEIDGCGAIRRYFYIILPNSIPVLIVVAIFTFVYTWQDVLGPLIYLDNPAYRTVTLGLEYFRSPYIDNRHLLMTGAVLAMLPVAILFIFLQKYIMSGIATTGIKG; translated from the coding sequence ATGATTCTTCCGACCAAAAAAATATTTGTTTACATTGCTCTTGTTTTAACGGGAATATTTTTTATATTTCCGTTTTACTGGGTTTTGTCGTCATCATTGAAATCACGCGAGTGTATGTCTATGGTTCCGCCGGCGTATTATCCCTGTGAAGACAGCACTGTCGATATAAAAGTACCGGCAAAGGGCAGGATTTTTTCCGCGACCGGTTCGTTATGGCTTAAATTATGCGAATCGCCGGATTTGGTTTCCAAATCTGCCGGCAGCGGCGGATATTATCTGAAACTTAATCAGAATCAGCCGACCTCGCTTGTTGAGTGGCTTTCTGACGACCAGGTAAAGAGTGAAATTGTACCGCAGGACACGGTTGATTTTTCCAAGACGGCTTCTCATCGAGTTAAAGGAATAAAACAGCCTGTAGCGGTACTGGCCAGACTTGTCAGGACCGGCAGCAATGGCTTTGATGAGATTATTTTCACAGCACCGTTAGGAGTTTCGACATTAACAGAATATCTTAAACCTCTTTTGAATGTAAAGCATAAGCCGATAAGAGATTTCAGTCCACGCTGGGCCAATTACAAGGAGACGATGAAGGGGCCTGAAGCGACTTTTGGTGAGAAATCAACCGGCTTTGCGGTATTTATGCGCAACAGTCTGTTTATAAGCATTTTTGCGGTAATCGGTCAAATCTTTTCCAGCAGTTTTGTTGCTTATGGTTTTTCGAGAATAGAGTTCAAAGGCAGGGAATTCCTTTTCGTATTAGTACTGGCGACGATGATGATTCCAATGCAGGTAACTTTAATTCCGCTTTTTGCGATATATAAATCTTTGGGCTGGATAGATACATTTCTTCCGCTGATAGTTCCACATTTTACTGCCGGCGCGTTCAATGTGTTTTTAATGCGTCAGTATATGCTGACTTTGCCGAAGGAACTTGACGAATCAGCGGAAATAGACGGCTGCGGCGCGATAAGAAGATATTTTTATATAATTCTCCCCAACAGCATTCCTGTACTGATAGTTGTTGCGATATTTACATTTGTTTATACATGGCAGGATGTATTGGGGCCTCTGATTTATCTCGATAATCCTGCTTACAGAACTGTTACGCTGGGACTTGAATATTTTCGTTCTCCGTATATCGACAACAGGCACCTGCTTATGACCGGTGCCGTATTGGCAATGCTGCCCGTCGCAATATTATTTATTTTTCTGCAGAAATATATTATGTCCGGTATCGCTACTACCGGAATCAAAGGCTGA